The following coding sequences are from one bacterium window:
- a CDS encoding type II toxin-antitoxin system prevent-host-death family antitoxin: MERVADGTTQYLITKRGRPVAKLVAPDVAAPSPFGFLRGTVAGHGDIVAPDFAAWGDVG, encoded by the coding sequence ATGGAAAGGGTCGCCGACGGCACGACGCAGTACCTGATCACGAAGCGGGGCCGCCCGGTGGCGAAGCTCGTGGCGCCGGACGTGGCGGCGCCGAGCCCGTTCGGCTTCCTGCGCGGGACGGTGGCCGGGCACGGCGACATCGTCGCGCCGGACTTCGCGGCGTGGGGCGACGTCGGGTGA